In the Hordeum vulgare subsp. vulgare chromosome 7H, MorexV3_pseudomolecules_assembly, whole genome shotgun sequence genome, one interval contains:
- the LOC123408524 gene encoding probable cyclic nucleotide-gated ion channel 20, chloroplastic, producing MQPDREETSTGTGARSGRSLVRAGIFRIRLDRSGFTSYPLVGVRCLLTRFREFCGMEMYMGLVDGGCTRTGTHFSTSMHVHVSIHADVAALADFVCGTSLFECQKRDSILVLDVNVLRTGITFIYWVGAIGDSVFMSVVLMATLELQKFPTGSAQMCIPVIADTYEDLLRSNTGRLLVHRSTQVAFAGTASGTSDLPHRVTSPFPGKQARKANAVMPEETASSVCPNGRHAPKNEHLMISGPLGQCDESDCVDCPLASKNKMLFPRISAPFGNEVHIFVYGQGGGWKKIWSSLPNIPVINPHARAVRRWNQFFVVSCLAAIFVNPLFFFLASMDKDNKCIMFSRHSGALTVARYVIDVIYVLHMLLQSRMAYVDPESRIVGTGDLVDEPKKIIMRYFRGAFIVDLSAMLPLPQLMVQGVIPNYIGVSGANYAKNLLRATVIVQYAPRIFRFVQLLGGQSANGFIFESAWANFVINLLVFILAGHVVGSLWYLFGLQSVNQCLRNSCSTLNITSCAQFIDCGYGIGGQDRVKRQQWFNDSVSQSCFDTANGVFKYGIYEQSVLLTTEPAINRYIYSLFWGFQQISTLAGNLVPTYNVWEVLFTKGIITLGLFLFALLVGNMQIFLQSLGKRRLEMQLRRHDVEQWMSHRQLPEDLRRRVRHAERFCWVAMRGVNEEELLSSLPEDIQRDIRHHFHRFLNKIRLFALKDCGFCDAVCDKLKHKLYARGSDILSQHQLVEKIIFVVRGKLESINADGSKCPLHEGTVCGEELLTWWFEQQASDGERMMVHWKAIRTIRCLTNVEAFVLQFTDLERVTLEFSTLLQNPHVIAAIRYDSPSWRTAAAIHIQIWWRYHQRRLKGAALLQG from the exons ATGCAGCCGGATCGGGAGGAGACAAGTACGGGGACGGGGGCGAGGAGCGGTAGATCTCTAGTCCGCGCCGGAATTTTCCGCATCAG GTTGGACAGGTCTGGATTTACAAGCTACCCTCTCGTGGGCGTCAGGTGTTTGCTAACTCGCTTCAGG GAGTTTTGTGGGATGGAGATGTACATGGGGTTGGTTGATGGGGGATGTACTAGGACGGGGACGCACTTCTCTACATCCATGCATGTGCATGTGTCCATCCATGCAGATGTAG CTGCGCTTGCTGATTTTGTTTGCGGCACGAGCTTGTTTGAATGTCAGAAGCGGGATTCCATTCTTGTACTGGATGTAAATGTTTTAAG AACCGGGATTACATTCATATACTGGGTGGGTGCCATCGGCGATTCAGTTTTTATGTCTGTTGTTCTTATGGC AACCTTGGAGCTGCAGAAATTTCCTACGGGAAGTGCACAAATGTGTATACCTGTCATAGCTGACACATATGAAGACTTGTTGAGATCCAATACTGGTCGTCTGCTCGTTCATAGATCTACTCAAGTTGCTTTTGCGGGAACTGCATCAGGAACCAGTGACTTGCCACATAGGGTAACATCACCTTTCCCAGGAAAGCAGGCGAGGAAGGCAAATGCAGTCATGCCTGAAGAGACTGCATCAAGTGTCTGTCCGAATGGCAGGCATGCTCCAAAGAATGAACACTTGATGATTTCTGGACCTTTGGGGCAGTGTGATGAATCTGACTGTGTAGATTGCCCTCTTGCCTCTAAGAATAAAATGCTTTTCCCGAGAATTTCAGCTCCTTTCGGTAATGAGGTG CATATTTTTGTGTATGGCCAGGGTGGTGGGTGGAAGAAGATTTGGTCTTCCCTTCCAAACATTCCAGTTATAAACCCACATGCTAGGGCTGTTCGGCGATGGAACCAATTTTTTGTGGTATCATGCTTGGCTGCCATTTTCGTCAACCCTCTGTTTTTCTTCCTAGCTTCCATGGACAAG GATAACAAATGCATAATGTTCAGTCGGCATTCGGGAGCATTAACTGTGGCAAGATATGTGATAGATGTAATCTATGTTCTTCACATGCTTCTTCAG TCTAGGATGGCCTATGTGGATCCGGAGTCAAGAATAGTGGGAACAGGAGATTTAGTTGATGAGCCTAAGAAAATTATTATGCGCTATTTTCGTGGTGCTTTCATAGTCGACTTATCTGCCATGCTTCCACTTCCTCAG CTGATGGTACAAGGGGTTATCCCTAACTACATTGGGGTATCCGGTGCAAACTATGCGAAGAATTTGTTGCGTGCCACAGTTATTGTTCAGTATGCCCCACGTATCTTCAGATTTGTGCAATTACTTGGTGGGCAATCTGCTAATGGATTCATTTTTGAATCAGCATGGGCTAATTTTGTGATTAATCTTCTGGTATTTATTTTGGCTGGACATGTGGTTGGTTCGCTTTGGTACCTCTTTGGGCTACAG AGTGTTAATCAATGTCTACGGAATTCGTGTTCCACGCTTAATATAACATCTTGTGCTCAGTTTATAGACTGTGGGTATGGCATTGGTGGGCAGGACAGAGTAAAGAGGCAGCAGTGGTTCAATGACTCGGTGTCGCAGAGCTGTTTTGATACTGCAAATGGTGTTTTCAAATATGGAATCTATGAACAATCCGTGTTGCTAACCACAGAACCCGCTATTAACCGCTACATATATTCGTTATTTTGGGGATTTCAGCAAATAAGTACTTTGGCGGGTAATCTGGTCCCAACCTATAATGTATGGGAAGTTCTATTCACAAAGGGTATCATTACCTTGGGGCTGTTCCTTTTTGCGTTACTTGTTGGTAACATGCAGATTTTCCTTCAATCACTTGGAAAAAG GAGATTGGAAATGCAACTTAGGAGGCACGATGTTGAACAATGGATGAGCCACAGGCAACTCCCAGAAGATCTCAGAAGGAGGGTTAGGCATGCAGAAAGGTTTTGTTGGGTGGCTATGAGAGGAGTGAACGAAGAAGAGCTTTTGAGCAGTTTACCAGAAGATATTCAGAGAGATATACGCCACcattttcatagatttcttaataAG ATTCGGTTATTCGCTTTGAAGGATTGTGGATTTTGCGATGCTGTCTGCGACAAGTTGAAGCATAAGTTATATGCTAGGGGGAGTGATATTCTTTCTCAGCATCAGCTTGTTGAAAAAATCATCTTTGTGGTGCGAGGTAAGCTAGAAAGCATCAATGCGGATGGAAGCAAATGTCCATTACACGAAGGAACTGTGTGTGGGGAAGAACTGCTTACTTGGTGGTTTGAGCAGCAAGCTTCAG ATGGGGAGAGAATGATGGTGCACTGGAAGGCAATACGTACCATCAGATGCCTAACAAACGTTGAAGCTTTCGTGCTGCAGTTCACTGATTTGGAAAGAGTTACTCTGGAGTTTTCAACACTATTGCAAAATCCACATGTTATTGCAGCAATCAG GTACGACTCGCCATCCTGGAGGACCGCTGCAGCAATCCATATCCAGATATGGTGGAGGTACCATCAAAGGCGACTGAAGGGAGCTGCTCTGTTGCAAGGTTAG